atagcatctcataaggtgctactccaatggtagactggtaactgttgttgtaggagaattctatcaaaggcagatacttactccaagaaccaccgaaatccagtacgcatgctctcagcatgtcctctaaaatctgaatcgtcctctcagattgcccatctgtctgaggatgataagatgtactgaacttcaactttgtccccatggctttctgcaaactcccccaaaacttggaagtaaaagtggggtcccgatctgacacgatcgacctaggtgcaccatggagccgcacgatctctctcacatagagatctgcatactgatcaactgtatatgtagtcctcactggcaagaagtgagctgacttggtatagcgatccactatcacccaaacagaatcatgctgaccagtagtcctgggcaagcccaccacaaaatccatcgtgatgtcttcccacttccactcaggaatatccagaggctgcagtgaccctgccggcctctgatgctcagccttgacctgttgacatgtcaagcacttagccacatattctactacatccctcttcattcccggccaccaatataacgatctcacatcctggtacatcttcgtggtgcctggatgcaaagagtaaggtgtagtatgagattcatccaaaatctctcgcctcaatgtagtgtctaacggaacacatatccgccccttgtatctcaacaaacctacctcagacactgtataatctctggatgctccagccagaacatcctctctaatcttgatcagctgtggatcactcaactgaccttctttgatcctctctaacaatgtagactgtagcgtaatgttagccaactggcccactagtaactctataccagccctggtcatatcatctgctaactctctggctaacagcctcataccatgaatctgccccggacccttccggctcaaagcatcagctactacgttggctttccctggatgatacaagatctcacaatcgtagtctttcactaactccagccaacgcctttgcctcatattcaagtctttctgggtgaagaagtatttcaggctcttgtggtctgtatagatctcacacttctctccatagagataatgcctccatatcttcaaagcaaaaaccacagccgccaactccagatcatgagtaggatacctcctttcatattccttcaactgacgagaagcataggcaataaccctctctgattgcatcaaaacacagcccaaaccctgaagagaagcgtcacagtaaatcacaaacttctcctggtctgtaggaagactcagaatcggagctgtaatcaacctctacttcagttcctggaagctgttctcaaacttatctgaccacacaaacttctggctcttgcatgtcagctcagtcaaagcacttgcaatctttgagaacccttccacgaaccgcctgtaataacctgccaatccaaggaaacttctaacctcagaagcattctttggccttggccaatctctgaccgcttcgatctttgctggatctaccttaatcccctccttactgacaatgtgtccaagaaaggatacctgagacaaccagaactcacacttcttaaacttagcaaacaatctgtgttctctcagtctctgcagaaccaacctcagatgctgctcatgttccaactcagtctgagaatacaccagaatatcatcgatgaagacgatcacaaactggtctaagtaatccttgaacactctgttcatcatatccatgaaagcggctggggcattagtcaatccaaatgacataaccagaaactcataatgcccatacctggtacgaaaagcagtcttcggtatatctccctccttgaccctcaattgatgataaccagaatgaaggtcgatcttagagaataccttcataccttgcaactgatcgaacagatcatctatccttggcaaaggatacttattcttaattgtcaacttattcagttccctgtaatctatacacattctcagagaaccatctttcttctttacaaacagaactggcgcaccccagggtgagaaactaggtctaatgaaacccatatccagcagctcttgcaactgcactttcaattctttcaactcagctggggccattctatacggtgctctagacactggctccgtgcagttttcttacctttgattcgagctagaatgagcaaaagaacaacctctgagaacagtttagcttttagtcctttagcggttacctaatcacaacacatttgggataccattaataatcaagataatcaagggtctcaaaccattaattaacctccaagagatcaatccaagctaatccaagtagcaaggacactcccgaggcctaaaactaagtTTCcgaggtcaaaacgagcaaacggggcgaaaacagggcaagggctgcggccctagcaccttgggccgcggcccccagggttcccagaggctagggccgtggcgcccttcatcaagggccgcgtcgcccagcaggcacaaggcctccacctgcttcttcaaagaagggtcgcggcgcctcaagaacagggccgcggcactccaccctgggccattcccaaccgcatttctaacactccaaagcctccaaaatcatccctaaacattccccaatcatcaagacaaagttcccaagcttccccatgcatcaaaaccctcaaaacccaaggctcgaacgaaccgaaaactcgaaaattcacaaaatcaattcaaagcttagaaactcggaaaaactcaaaacttaaacttcaattaccttcaattgggttgttttccgttgaatccttcggttaagaagcttctaatcttccctaggatcgctaagcctcgatcctcactcgattccgactcctagaactcaagatttcgtcaaaaaggctcaaacggtaaaacgaactttgaaaaggaagaacggaaggttttctatcgtatgttctatctgataagctacttcaaccttaagtaacctcaaataaaacctaatgctcggggtcccgaaaacacccccggggacattatagtcaaaacctccaaaatttcaccctgatctcaaatattcccaatttatcatcaaatgaatatttttattaccccaaaattgaccccattatggtaaaaccgctaatccactaaaaataaccgtctcatgttgcttagctcgaatatatctccataataatggaatctcattcacaaatcaagttatgcacccaaatacgcaaattaccctcaacgggccaaattatcatcatacccctgtaattgtaaatatggactcatatgcatgcatttcacatcatatcataatataatcaacatatacatgcatttaatcgattaataacataattaagcaagtatggccctcccggcctactattcatgccgctaaactcatcggagaattcggggcattacacccgGCAACTCGTCAGCCcatcttcccttagctttttcaaggcgcttcttgatgttgttcatgatggtcttgttggatgactctgcctgtccatttgcttggggataccTTGGTGTGGAGAAGCTGAGCTTGATGTTCCAGAATTTGCAGAAGTCTTGGAAGTCGAAACTGATGAATTGAGAACCATTGTCTGTCACAATTTCTTTTGGTACTCCGTACCTACAGATCACATTCTTCCAAATGAAACCCTTTACTTCTTTGTCTCGGACTTGGTGGAATGAGTCTGCTTCGATCCATTTGCTGAAGTAGTCGGTCACTGCAAGCATGTACATTTTCTATCCTGGTGCGGTTGGAAGCTTGTCTACTATATCCATCCCCCATTTCATGAATGGCCAAGGGGACGTGATCGAGATGAGACGCTCCGGAGGTTGGTGGGATATCTGAGCGaaccgttggcatttgtcgcatcgtCTTGCATAGTCAGAGGCATCAGCTCGCATGGTTGGCCAGTAGTAGCCTTGTGTTAGGGCACGGTGCGCCAAGCTTCGTCCTCCagagtggttgccgcactctccttcATGCAACTCAGCCAGTACGTATTTGGCCTCTGCAGGgttaatgcatttcaaatatGGACCAGAAAATGAACGTTTATAGAGTTTACCTTGTATAATAGTGAAGCGGGCTGACTGAGCCTTGACCCGACGTGCTTCGTTCTTATCTTCGGGAAGTATGTCATGTTCTAAGTACTCGACTATTGAAGTCATCCATGTTCGGTTGTTGGAGATGTCATTAActtgctcttcttcatctttccagACAGCTGGCCATTGGAGATATACTACAGGTATTGTTTTGGGGTCGGTTGTCTGGATGGAGGATCCAAGGTTTGCTAATGCATCTGCATGGCTGTTCTCCCCTCTTGGTACTTGGTTGATAGTGAACTCGTCGAAGACTGACTGCAACTCTTTAGTCTTGTTGAGGTAGGCAGTCATTTTGTTATCCCGGGCCTGGTAGCTACCTTGCATTTGGTTGACTACCAATTGAGAATCACTGAAGACCATGATCTTTTTTACTCCCATGTCTTTGGCTAGTTCGAGTCCTGCTATCATTGCTTCGTATTTAGCTTCATTGTTGGTAGCTTTGAACCCGCATCTGACTGCTTGTTCGATTATGTCACCTTGGGGTGAAGTCAGGACGAGTCCGAGTCCACTTCCTCTGGTGTTACTTGAGCCGTCTACTTGCAACTTCCAGATTCCGACTGATTGTCCCTCGGTCAGGCAACAAAGTTCTTTttctgcctgcacatgcatgttagGTGTAAAATCTGCAATGAAATCAGCTAATATCTGAGATTTGAGGGAAGTTTGTGGCTTGTATGTTACTTCGTACTCGCTGAGCTCTACCGCCCACTTGGTCAGTCTGCCTGACAGTTCTCGTTTATGGAGGATTGTTTTGCGTGGGAAGGTGGTCAAGACCGTTATTGGATGGCACTGGAAGTATGGGCGTAGCTTCCTTGCTGCGTGGATGAGTGCTAGTGCAAGCTTCTCCAGCTGGCTATATCGGGTTTCTGCATTAAGCAAagctttgcttacatagtagactggAGACTGCTTGCCTTCCTCTTCCTGGACTAGGACTGCGCTAACTGCTGTCTCGGATACTGCTAGATAGATGAATAATGTCTCATTGTCTTTTGGCTTTGAGAGGAGAGGCGGGTTGGTCAGGTACTGTTTTAGCTGGCCCAGTGCCTCTTCATATTCAGCTGTC
This genomic interval from Humulus lupulus chromosome 8, drHumLupu1.1, whole genome shotgun sequence contains the following:
- the LOC133795402 gene encoding uncharacterized protein LOC133795402 produces the protein MEELDEVQIHPDFPDHKVQIGSRLDPDIRTKLIDFLSAHYDCFAWSHADMIGIDPEIIVHKLQVDPDYPPRKQKRRKFAPERNKAINEEVHKLIDNGFVREVHYPDWKYNMKLNPTKCSFGVTAGKFLGYLVTQRGIKANPAQIESIQRIPSPTCIKDVQKLTGRIAALSRFISKSSERCHLFFNTLRKSKTFEWTAEYEEALGQLKQYLTNPPLLSKPKDNETLFIYLAVSETAVSAVLVQEEEGKQSPVYYVSKALLNAETRYSQLEKLALALIHAARKLRPYFQCHPITVLTTFPRKTILHKRELSGRLTKWAVELSEYEVTYKPQTSLKSQILADFIADFTPNMHVQAEKELCCLTEGQSVGIWKLQVDGSSNTRGSGLGLVLTSPQGDIIEQAVRCGFKATNNEAKYEAMIAGLELAKDMGVKKIMVFSDSQLVVNQMQGSYQARDNKMTAYLNKTKELQSVFDEFTINQVPRGENSHADALANLGSSIQTTDPKTIPVVYLQWPAVWKDEEEQVNDISNNRTWMTSIVEYLEHDILPEDKNEARRVKAQSARFTIIQGKLYKRSFSGPYLKCINPAEAKYVLAELHEGECGNHSGGRSLAHRALTQGYYWPTMRADASDYARRCDKCQRFAQISHQPPERLISITSPWPFMKWGMDIVDKLPTAPG